A portion of the Sulfuricurvum kujiense DSM 16994 genome contains these proteins:
- a CDS encoding cobyric acid synthase produces MRSISIFGTSSDAGKSTLTFVIGRLLQERGINVGVFKAQNVSNNSRVCDDGSEIAVAQYFQAEVLGIPTSYHLNPVLLKSGHGNSASLIVKGRVVEDKEVREYYRDLDQLKPAVNECFEYLSERYECLVCEGAGSPVELNLMDKDLSNIYIAQKYNTKIILVADIERGGVFASIWGVYNLLPEALRKNVIGVIINKFRGDRSLFDEGVTIIEERFGIPVLGVLPYLPLNLGFEDSQSLKNFIQNKPHPAQKIGIIAYPTMSNYNDFEPLIADESIFVEFITSNVALESFDCVILPGSKRVIEDLRWLKKTGLFDAIQKREKEILGICGGYQMMFTEIIDEECVETPEPSREEALGFIDDAIVFQKEKVLTKGEYSIFGKTVRGFEIHHGVSGKYPLWYEKGHIKGTFVHGLFEDEAFEEYKQKTVGDFIATMRDEIDMERILEHVL; encoded by the coding sequence CGGGGTGTTCAAAGCCCAAAACGTCTCCAACAACTCCCGCGTCTGCGACGACGGGTCTGAAATCGCCGTCGCCCAGTATTTTCAGGCGGAGGTGTTGGGGATTCCGACGAGCTACCATCTCAATCCGGTACTGTTGAAATCGGGGCACGGCAACAGCGCCTCATTGATCGTGAAAGGGCGCGTCGTGGAGGATAAAGAGGTGCGGGAGTACTACCGCGACCTCGATCAGTTAAAGCCCGCCGTAAACGAGTGTTTTGAGTATCTGAGTGAGCGGTATGAGTGCCTCGTTTGCGAGGGGGCGGGGAGCCCCGTCGAGCTGAACCTGATGGACAAAGACCTCTCCAATATCTATATCGCGCAAAAGTACAATACGAAGATTATCCTCGTCGCCGATATCGAAAGGGGGGGCGTATTCGCCTCGATCTGGGGGGTCTACAACCTCCTCCCCGAAGCTTTACGAAAGAACGTCATCGGCGTCATCATCAACAAATTCCGCGGCGATCGGAGCCTGTTTGATGAGGGGGTGACGATTATCGAGGAGCGGTTCGGCATACCCGTACTCGGCGTCCTCCCCTATCTCCCCCTCAACCTCGGATTCGAAGACTCCCAGAGCCTCAAAAACTTCATCCAAAACAAACCCCACCCCGCACAAAAGATCGGGATCATCGCCTATCCGACGATGAGCAACTACAACGATTTCGAACCCCTCATCGCCGATGAGAGTATCTTCGTCGAGTTCATCACCTCCAACGTGGCGCTGGAGAGTTTCGATTGCGTTATCCTCCCCGGGAGCAAACGGGTCATCGAGGATCTGCGGTGGCTCAAAAAGACGGGGCTGTTCGATGCGATCCAAAAAAGAGAGAAAGAGATACTCGGCATCTGCGGCGGATATCAGATGATGTTCACTGAAATCATCGACGAGGAGTGTGTCGAGACCCCAGAACCGAGTCGCGAAGAAGCTCTCGGGTTTATCGACGACGCCATCGTGTTTCAAAAAGAGAAAGTGCTCACAAAGGGGGAATATTCGATCTTCGGGAAAACGGTTCGGGGATTCGAGATTCATCACGGGGTGAGTGGCAAATATCCGCTGTGGTATGAGAAGGGTCACATCAAAGGGACGTTTGTTCACGGACTGTTCGAGGACGAAGCGTTTGAGGAGTACAAGCAAAAAACGGTGGGTGATTTCATCGCGACGATGAGAGACGAAATCGATATGGAGAGGATTTTGGAACATGTCCTATAA